A window of the Thunnus albacares chromosome 15, fThuAlb1.1, whole genome shotgun sequence genome harbors these coding sequences:
- the si:dkey-33c12.3 gene encoding neurofilament light polypeptide, whose translation MSSESYLSYRRPWDSYRGSRTTTKSSMSSSLFASPRAPPSGKRILRLASSSLPDASERMDLAQASSINTELLGLRSQEREQLVDLNDRFATYIEKVRHLELQNRALLAELEALRRRQNDPSRLQGVYEGEARSLRAMIDSENGEKMRMEAERDHLRDVYEQMKERYDEETRRRMDAEEALQRAKEEASRAVLYNCDAEATVVSLCDEMVFLKKVFAEEQAELQAQLQVANISVDVEVSRPDLSTALRDIRAQYERLANKNMQAAEDWYKSKFASVAEMASKNNEAVHAIREETMEYRRLLQSRSSEIEALRNVIDSLNKQLEELEETQGKEVAKYQVRISELEQDITEAKQEMARYLREYQDLLNVKMALDIEIAAYRKLLEGEEIRLSYPSLPALN comes from the exons ATGAGCTCCGAATCCTACCTCTCCTACCGCCGCCCTTGGGACAGCTACAGAGGCTCCCGAACCACCACTAAATCATCCATGTCTTCCTCCCTCTTCGCTTCTCCTCGAGCTCCTCCGTCCGGGAAGAGGATCCTGAGGCTGGCCTCCTCTTCCCTGCCAGATGCGTCTGAGAGGATGGACCTGGCTCAGGCCAGCTCCATCAACACAGAGTTGCTGGGCCTGCGCTCCCAGGAGAGGGAGCAGCTTGTGGACCTGAATGACCGCTTCGCCACTTACATCGAGAAGGTGAGACACCTGGAGCTGCAGAATCGAGCCCTGCTGGCCGAGCTGGAGGCGCTGAGGAGGCGGCAAAACGATCCATCTCGTCTGCAGGGTGTCTATGAGGGGGAGGCGCGGAGTCTGAGGGCGATGATTGACTCGGAGAACGGGGAGAAGATGCGcatggaggcagagagggacCACCTGCGTGACGTCTATGAGCAGATGAAGGAGCGATATGACGAGGAGACGAGGCGGCGTATGGATGCTGAGGAGGCCCTGCAGAGGGCCAAGGAGGAGGCCAGCAGGGCCGTGCTCTACAACTGTGATGCTGAGGCCACTGTGGTCTCTTTGTGTGACGAGATGGTGTTCCTAAAGAAAGTCTTTGCAGAGGAGCAAGCTGAGCTGCAGGCCCAGCTGCAGGTGGCTAACATCAGCGTGGATGTGGAGGTGTCTCGGCCTGACCTCTCTACCGCCCTGCGAGACATCCGGGCGCAATACGAACGGCTGGCAAACAAGAACATGCAGGCCGCCGAGGACTGGTACAAGAGCAAGTTTGCGAGCGTGGCGGAGATGGCCAGCAAAAACAACGAGGCCGTGCACGCCATCCGAGAGGAGACCATGGAGTACCGCAGACTGCTTCAGTCCCGCTCCTCGGAGATTGAGGCTCTCAGAAACGTCATCGACTCCCTAAATAAGCAACTGGAAGAGTTGGAGGAGACGCAGGGGAAAGAGGTGGCAAAGTACCAG GTGAGGATAAGTGAACTGGAGCAAGACATCACTGAAGCTAAACAGGAGATGGCGCGCTACCTGAGAGAGTACCAAGACCTTCTCAATGTGAAGATGGCTCTTGACATTGAAATAGCTGCGTACAG gaaACTTCTGGAAGGGGAGGAGATTCGGCTGTCTTACCCTTCCCTTCCCGCTCTAAATTAA
- the loxl3b gene encoding lysyl oxidase homolog 3B isoform X5, whose amino-acid sequence MLTRPRKAFLQIRIVGGRSTYEGRVEVQVGSKWGTVCSTGWTTKEAMVVCRQLGLGYSMHAITETWYWDSSNVTEMVMSGVKCTGNEMSLRQCQHHKTVSCQKVAAKFAAGVICSETASDLVLNAPLVQQTAYIEDRPLHMLYCAAEEDCLSKSAAKANWPYGHRRLLRFSSQITNIGRADFKPKAGRHSWVWHACHGHYHSMDIFTHYDLLNANGTKVAEGHKASFCLEDSDCQEGTSKRYECANFGDQGITVGCWDLYRHDIDCQWIDITDVRPGNYIMQIVINPNFEVAESDFTNNAMKCNCKYDGNRIWFHNCHIGDAFSEEAERRFEKYPGQLNNQIS is encoded by the exons ATGCTAACCAGGCCGCGCAA GGCGTTTCTGCAGATCCGGATAGTGGGCGGCCGGAGCACTTATGAGGGCCGAGTGGAGGTTCAGGTTGGCTCCAAGTGGGGCACAGTGTGCAGCACAGGCTGGACCACAAAGGAAGCCATGGTGGTTTGCAGGCAGCTAGGGCTGGGCTACTCCATGCATGCCATCACT GAAACCTGGTACTGGGACAGCAGTAATGTGACGGAGATGGTGATGAGCGGTGTGAAGTGCACAGGAAACGAGATGTCTCTGCGTCAGTGCCAGCATCAcaaaactgtcagctgtcagaaaGTAGCTGCAAAGTTCGCCGCGGGAGTCATCTGCTCTGAGA CGGCCTCTGACCTCGTCCTGAACGCCCCTCTGGTGCAGCAGACGGCTTATATCGAGGATCGGCCTCTGCACATGCTCTACTGCGCCGCAGAGGAGGACTGCCTGTCAAAATCTGCAGCTAAGGCCAACTGGCCGTACGGACACCGACGACTGCTCCGCTTCTCCTCCCAGATCACCAACATCGGCCGGGCTGACTTCAAGCCAAAGGCTGGGCGGCACTCGTGGGTGTGGCACGCCTGCCATGG CCACTACCACAGCATGGATATTTTCACCCACTATGATCTGCTGAACGCCAACGGCACCAAAGTGGCAGAAGGACACAAAGCCAGTTTCTGCCTGGAGGACTCAGACTGCCAAGAAG GTACTTCTAAACGGTACGAGTGTGCCAATTTTGGTGACCAGGGCATCACCGTGGGCTGCTGGGATTTGTACCGTCACGACATCGACTGCCAGTGGATCGACATCACAGACGTCAGACCTGGAAACTACATCATGCAG ATTGTGATCAATCCAAATTTTGAAGTGGCTGAGAGCGACTTCACCAACAACGCCATGAAATGCAACTGCAAATACGACGGAAATCGAATCTGGTTCCATAACTGTCACATTG GCGACGCCTTCAgcgaggaggcagagaggaggtttGAGAAATACCCCGGACAGCTGAACAACCAGATTTCTTAA
- the mrps26 gene encoding 28S ribosomal protein S26, mitochondrial, producing MFQVIGGRSVPAARLLAPRGAVLVEAVRGRKSRTDPVAKSKQGRVKEPPPVDPVEMVVLKERYTEYQLIMRALRLEFKEEVLRKKYEEETGSLAEERARQEAEEHGALMAWNNQENLRLLKLRLLRIQKETEEAERNKLEAAIQREQEQQEFIKEKEKEILQLQEDAKNFITWENLDQRIEEALDNPKNYNFAIDKEGRVVKQTVLQ from the exons ATGTTCCAGGTAATCGGCGGGAGGAGCGTCCCGGCTGCCCGGCTTCTTGCACCCAGGGGCGCCGTGCTCGTGGAGGCTGTCCGCGGCCGAAAGTCCCGCACAGACCCGGTGGCCAAGTCCAAACAGGGGCGAGTCAAAGAGCCTCCCCCCGTCGACCCGGTGGAGATGGTCGTCCTCAAGGAGAGATACACCGAGTACCAGTTGATCATGAGGGCGCTTCG tCTGGAGTTTAAGGAGGAGGTGCTTCGAAAGAAGTATGAGGAGGAGACGGGCTCCCTGGCGGAGGAGAGGGCGAGGCAGGAGGCGGAGGAGCATGGTGCTCTCATGGCCTGGAACAACCAGGAGAACCTGCGCCTGCTCAAACTCCG ACTTCTGAGGATCCAGAAGGAAACGGAAGAAGCTGAGCGCAACAAATTAGAAGCTGCTATTCAGCGTGAACAAGAACAGCAAGAATTCATcaaggaaaaagagaaggaaattTTGCAGCTGCAG GAAGATGCAAAGAACTTCATCACCTGGGAGAACTTGGATCAGCGTATCGAAGAAGCTCTGGACAATCCAAAGAACTACAACTTTGCCATCGATAAAGAAGGGAGAGTTGTTAAACAGACAGTGCTGCAGTGA
- the LOC122998047 gene encoding nanos homolog 1-like, translating to MDLLDRGYLDARSPYDYTFNFWNDYLGLSTLVAKNKINSPSCSPNSITESLKATLGLDDSPVCSCVIGQGRDSDGHLDCCCAAPGSPPISIYDLKERISLLRPYEHFAGDSPLADRDSPSYRGSFPGLDLLSMDRRRKQTQRSKPEPKVCVFCRNNGAPEEVYGTHILKTADGRVLCPILRAYTCPLCSANGDNAHTIKYCPLSKDQPSQRVAKGGRAIGKRLKIF from the coding sequence ATGGATCTTTTAGACCGCGGCTACTTGGACGCGCGGTCTCCGTATGATTACACCTTTAATTTTTGGAACGACTACCTCGGCCTGTCGACACTTGTCGCCAAAAATAAGATCAACAGCCCGTCCTGTAGTCCCAACTCTATAACCGAGTCTCTTAAAGCGACCCTTGGCTTGGACGATTCTCCGGTTTGCTCCTGCGTAATTGGGCAGGGCAGGGACAGCGACGGACACTTGGACTGCTGCTGCGCGGCCCCGGGCTCCCCGCCGATCTCCATCTATGATCTCAAGGAGCGCATCTCGCTTCTCAGGCCGTACGAACACTTTGCAGGTGATTCTCCGCTTGCAGACAGAGATTCACCCTCCTATAGGGGAAGTTTCCCCGGCCTTGACCTGCTCTCCATGGACAGAAGGCGCAAACAGACTCAGAGGAGCAAGCCGGAGCCGAAGGTGTGCGTCTTCTGTCGGAATAACGGCGCACCGGAGGAGGTTTACGGCACCCACATCCTGAAGACAGCGGACGGCAGAGTCCTGTGCCCCATCCTCCGGGCATACACCTGCCCTCTCTGCAGTGCCAACGGCGACAATGCGCACACCATCAAGTACTGCCCGCTTTCTAAAGATCAGCCGAGCCAGAGAGTGGCGAAGGGAGGCAGAGCGATTGGAAAGAGGCTGAAAATCTTCTAA